A window of the Besnoitia besnoiti strain Bb-Ger1 chromosome VI, whole genome shotgun sequence genome harbors these coding sequences:
- a CDS encoding hypothetical protein (encoded by transcript BESB_066190) — protein sequence MGIQKAPSRGRGQKPAAVSSSSSSDDAVVAALLKERRVLQRTEELLRRRAQEAEAGRDDGESMVDTAGSQAKDEEDDFHLTAADGGEASSSLLLARCSPFDADAALECLDLLRQSVQAQSALAAGQGAEDGTSAIQTPVLSTALHTLVVCICREAAAGAEDPGNERTRRITTGLSLLFALLVEEGLPQAPLERHRAAHEDAALIDGLLRAIDAVSSSMKTGSPRPLLLLLHALRRIFLPPPAGKAEEEGRSACGCLPTRAVWTRLLYVLTEDPRASARWLSRQVALHLLRVAAEQVSSSSSPKKQKRARESLQTCMGVLDRWVRSLDFTVVTATAVPASTLLQRSLPFFHRCLPPLLDLESSQNAGAQSAASADKPAEPQQAAEGLCVRLAFLSRKAGRTPAAADALRCVAAVIRDLRRPRRCLGEAEKAPLADPQGRRRAEGGHGDAGSSASALSLTVQLLPALLQQQKRQGAQRGLWEELGGDKGKGSCPVPQGTIQYATAWVDAVAATTCALMHWAGEAREPWKAPEMDEAMGEEEKPEALKQDTESMDELLLLQQLKSLSLADDEGRTSLAKVVADSQTLCPPSSAAGTAASVRLSVCMQAVERVIRCFRRVLDTESDPSILSAVSVTGRRLIEASGSASVPAFPALASFCLSLLHFRHKRRLPEGLEATRALFAALEAVASKQFVECWLHPELDHFRRASGGGADKSVQSSKNTVQAYDGKCMPTFLRHFLEIYRPCFAPLLTQIVNMFAVVETGEAPEQGTGGKARDGEEKRKAEKKKSVEEVFGLNKDSRDSTRIQQQDLAPYRGHIRLCVSAALCAFKARTLLTDPHLLPVRSRASVSFSSVQQHGRLLQQCPITNAWALALLPRLLGRDELHFFSTHFLPLARELQQQTAEKAKRQPLEARELCRLSQQVWSLLPGFANHPVDLATGISANDFALMKNILQFLHDPVLREEICSAIRNLSEAAVATGAAEESSGEEEASAARGKSNKELGDDAEKAVMEALCTATSSCAKEAMQACGAHVMGFLVVRFLQVHKISLKKDGEETAGERALAAMLLGEKEDLEQLTQSAKMKAAQHLLGAIKAYAPLCPPDLLHANVRRFTTAFLRRANAAAGLPSDSPSAGSPAAMGVAECSALVDVADALHPFLPVSVGLEVFESLRQLVSVCSRGLLTSSNPAESQQTQDDRLVLRALLRRGYKALKHVLERSAACRAPSPEATEAVPSCVLGRQELESLWEDLVAARNVSCGTAAEKPRLGCLRAFVGCLTAAAHAAIQRQEESSSHAVWDNLLLERVFPAVVPEILLSLKDLNRLVRETALSSLSALCDACGGDQAKLTRLAVLIATGLGGTTGVAARGISGETPIMKTAAVLALSRVVFSYSDQMDESLIQQIADVVLVLLQDGDKQVFLAALRFARVIAQVVDTNTLERFLPAMLAVLRNKHALRAKMRIRRLIEKLLKNLGETAIRAAFPQEHLPLLRHLQRSVRKQQLRELLVNRALQEGLSWDELSFKHGAGEETEARGKKGKRKENDAFSKMMEEDEEDDEDDEDDASAAKKAALRKRRAESQAADDEENEDHEKSQKKTSPSLMQQLLDAFEEEDDSDDEGRRNKKRKRSRAAGDSANQNDVMLLEDSAGELPLDFYSPAAAHRVLLSQPLTKHRRRILSEGERSKVSNLTWNEEGRLVIPEEEDDEEDDKDAGFTIGKASSTPGGKRGLSITGKTPPLSSLAKKGGLQKEAGASRKNLSCLAARREAMKSAKQERRRGHFVQKSGDEFKAKKAKGDVKQNNKVEPFAYIRLNRVMLREKHRPQALQSLATLVKKKDKRRGGAKGKGNSSVKKNTNKRSRQIRR from the exons ATGGGGATACAGAAGGCTCCGTCGCGTGGGCGGGGCCAGAAACCGGCCGCTgtttcttcgtcgtcttcgagCGACGATGCCGTTGTCGCGGCGCTGTTGAAGGAACGTCGCGTTCTTCAGCGGACCgaagagctgctgcggcgacgggcgcagGAGGCAGAAGCTGGCAGAGATGATGGGGAGAGTATGGTGGACACTGCTGGATCGCAGGCcaaagacgaagaagacgacttTCATCTCACTGCGGCCGATGGCGGAGAGGCTTCTTcatcgctgctgctggcgcgatGCAGTCCGTTTGATGCAGATGCAGCCCTGGAGTGCCTAGATCTGCTGAGGCAAAGCGTACAAGCTCAGAGTGCTCTGGCCGCGGGACAGGGTGCGGAGGACGGAACATCCGCCATACAGACGCCTGTCCTCTCCACAGCTCTGCACACGTTGGTCGTCTGCATCTGTAgggaggcagctgcgggcgCAGAAGACCCCGGCAACGAGCGAACGCGGCGCATCACGACCGGCCTCTCACTTCTTTTTGCGCTTCTCGTCGAGGAAGGGTTGCCCCAGGCGCCGCTTGAACGGCACCGGGCTGCTCACGAGGACGCAGCTTTGATTGACGGTTTACTGAGGGCAATAGATGCAGTGAGCTCGTCTATGAAAACGGGCTCCCCGCGTCCTTTACTTCTcttgctgcatgcgctgcggcgcatcTTTCtcccgccgccagcaggcaaggccgaggaagagggccgcagcgcctgcggctgccttcCCACTCGAGCGGTCTGGACTCGACTTCTCTACGTCCTCACGGAGGACCCTAGGGCCTCGGCTCGCTGGCTGTCGAGGCAAGTCGCTCTCCACttgctccgcgtcgctgccgagcAGGTCTCCTCATCCTCCTCCCCGAAGAAGCAAAAGCGGGCTCGGGAATCGCTGCAGACGTGCATGGGTGTCCTCGACCGGTGGGTGCGCTCTCTCGACTTCACGGTCGTCACGGCCACAGCTGTCCCAGCTTCCACGCTGCTCCAGAGAAGTCTCCCCTTCTTCCACCGCTGCCTGCCGCCTTTGCTAGACTTGGAGAGCTCGCAGAACGCTGGCGCGCAGTCTGCAGCGTCCGCGGACAAgcccgcagagccgcagcaAGCGGCCGAAggtctctgcgtgcggctcgccttcctgtcGCGGAAGGCAGGCCGaacgcccgccgctgcggacgccCTTCGGTGCGTAGCAGCTGTCATTCGCGACTTgcgacgccctcgccgaTGCCTCGGAGAGGCTGAGAAGGCTCCGCTAGCGGACCCACAGggacggcgtcgcgccgagggcggccACGGAGACGCGGGATCATCGGCGTCGGCGCTTTCGTTGACGGTGCAGCTGCtcccggcgctgctgcagcagcagaagcggcaAGGCGCCCAGCGAGGGCTGTGGGAGGAACTCGGCGGTGACAAAGGGAAGGGCAGCTGCCCCGTGCCTCAGGGCACCATTCAGTATGCGACTGCGTGGGTCgacgcggtggcggcgacgacCTGCGCGCTCATGCACtgggcgggagaggcgcgcgagccctgGAAGGCGCCAGAGATGGACGAGGCGatgggcgaggaggagaagccgGAGGCCCTGAAGCAGGACACAGAAAGTATGGACGAGCTgctcctgctgcagcagctcaaGAGTTTGTCTCTCGCGGACGATGAGGGCAGGACATCCCTCGCAAAGGTCGTCGCGGACTCCCAGACGCTGTGCCCGCCCTCGTCCGCTGCTGGCACCGCGGCGTCGGTTCGCCTGTCCGTCTGCATGCAAGCTGTAGAGCGCGTAATTCGTTGCTTCCGGAGAGTTCTCGATACCGAATCCGACCCGTCGATCCTCTCGGCAGTCTCTGTcacaggccgccgcctcatTGAGGCTTCTGGCAGTGCGTCGGTTCCCGCGttccccgccctcgcctccttctgcctctctcttctgcacTTTCGCCACAAGCGGCGCCTCCCGGAGGGGCTCGAGGCGActcgcgcgctcttcgccgcactCGAGGCTGTGGCTAGCAAACAGTTTGTCGAGTGCTGGCTTCACCCGGAGCTGGATCACTTTAGACGCGCGTCAGGTGGGGGAGCGGACAAGTCAGTCCAGAGCAGCAAAAACACGGTTCAGGCCTACGACGGCAAATGCATGCCGACCTTCCTGCGCCACTTCTTGGAAATCTACAGGCCCTGCTTCGCTCCTCTGCTCACGCAGATCGTAAACATGTTTGCGGTCGTCGAGACAGGCGAGGCCCCTGAACAGGGCACCGGGGGCAAGGCGAGAGAtggcgaagagaagaggaaagcggagaagaagaagtctGTAGAGGAGGTGTTTGGTTTGAACAAGGATAGCCGGGACTCGACGCGCATTCAGCAACAAGACTTGGCTCCGTACAGAGGCCACATTCGCCTTTGCGTCTCGGCGGCTCTGTGTGCCTTCAAGGCGCGTACGCTTCTTACAGATCCTCATCTTCTCCCGGTtcgctcgcgggcctctgtGTCGTTCAGCTCAGTCCAGCAGCACggtcgtctgctgcagcagtgcCCAATCACCAACGCGTgggctctcgctctccttcctcgcctgcttGGTCGGGACGAGCTCCACTTCTTCTCGACGCACTTCCTTCCCCTAGCCCGTGAGCTTCAACAGCAAACTgcagaaaaggcgaagaggcagccgctcgaggcgcgcgagctctgCCGGCTTAGCCAGCAGGTCTGGAGCCTCTTGCCTGGATTCGCCAACCACCCAGTCGACCTGGCGACGGGCATTTCGGCGAACGATTTCGCCTTAATGAAAAACATACTGCAGTTCCTTCATGATCCCGTCCTCAGGGAGGAGATATGTTCTGCGATCCGGAACCTGTCTGAGGCCGCCGTCGCAACGggggccgcggaggagagcagcggcgaagaagaggcttctgctgcgcgaggGAAGAGCAACAAAGAACTTGGAGACGACGCTGAGAAAGCGGTGATGGAGGCTCTTTGCACGGCCACCAGCTCGTGCGCCAAGGAAGCCATGcaggcgtgcggcgcgcacgTCATGGGATTCCTCGTGGTTCGCTTCCTGCAGGTGCATAAGATCTCCTTGAAGAAGGATGGAGAAGAAACAGCGGGGGAGCGAGCCCTTGCAGCCATGCTCCTGGGCGAAAAAGAAGATCTGGAGCAGCTCACGCAGAGTGCCAAAATGAAGGCTGCTCAGCACTTGCTCGGGGCTATCAAG GCGTATGCGCCGCTGTGCCCTCCCGACCTTCTTCACGCCAACGTCCGTCGCTTTACGACCGCGTTCCTTCGTCGGGCGAATGCGGCCGCAGGTCTCCCTTCTGACTCGCCGTCTGCtggctcgcctgccgccatGGGGGTCGCCGAGTGCTCAGCGCTGGTGGAcgtcgccgacgcgctgcaCCCGTTCCTGCCCGTTTCTGTCG GGTTGGAGGTGTTCGAAAGCCTCCGCCAGTTGGTTTCGGTATGCAGCCGCGGTCTCCTGACAAGCAGCAACCCGGCGGAGTCGCAGCAGACGCAAGATGACCGGCTTGTGCTTCGAGCACTCCTCCGCCGAGGCTACAAGGCCCTCAAGCATGTGCTGGAGCGGTCGGCGGCGTGTCGGGCGCCGTCCCCGGAGGCCACTGAGGCTGTGCCCTCTTGCGTGCTGGGGCGTCAGGAACTCGAGAGCCTCTGGGAGGACCTTGTGGCTGCCCGCAACGTCTCCTGCGGCACGGCGGCCGAAAAACCGCGCCTGGGGTGCCTCCGCGCGTTTGTTGGCTGCCTCACAGCTGCTGCACACGCCGCGATACAGCGACAGGAAGAGTCGA GCTCTCACGCTGTCTGGGATAACCTGCTGCTCGAACGCGTGTTCCCAGCGGTCGTCCCGGAgatcctcctctctctcaaaGATCTCAATCGTCTAGTTCGCGAAACCGCcctttcgtctctctctgctctctgcgATGCCTGCGGGGGGGATCAAGCGAAAT TGACACGCCTCGCCGTTTTGATCGCAACGGGTCTCGGCGGTACCACAGGAGTCGCAGCGCGTGGAATCTCTGGAGAAACGCCCATCATGAAGACGGCAGCTGTCCTCGCGCTgagccgcgtcgtctttAGCTACA GCGATCAAATGGACGAGTCCCTCATCCAGCAGATCGCCGACGTCGTGCTCGTCCTGCTGCAGGACGGGGACAAACAGGTCTttctcgctgcgcttcgcttcgccaGG GTTATTGCTCAAGTCGTTGACACTAACACGTTGGAGCGTTTCCTCCCCGCCATGTTGGCCGTCCTGCGCAATAAGCACGCTCTGCGAG ctAAAATGCGGATAAGACGGTTGATTGAGAAGCTGTTGAAGAATCTG GGAGAGACCGCTATCAGGGCAGCCTTCCCACAGGAACacctgcctcttcttcggcatCTCCAGCGAAGTGTTCGGAAACAGCAGCTGCGGGAACTCCTCGTCAATAGAGCACTC CAAGAGGGCCTCTCGTGGGATGAGCTCAGCTTTAAGCACGgtgccggcgaggagaccgaggcgcgaggcaagAAGGGCAAGAGAAAGGAGAATGACGCCTTTTCAAAGATGATGGAAGAGGATGAGGAAGAtgatgaagacgacgag GACGATGCCTCGGCAGCTAAAAAGGCAGCACTGCGGAAGCGCCGAGCTGAGAGCCAagccgcggacgacgaggagaacgAAGACCACGAGAAGTCGCAGAAGAAGACCTCGCCTTCTCTaatgcagcagctgctcgacgctttcgaggaggaggacgacagtgacgacgaaggccgcagaaACAAAAAGAGGAAGCGG TCTCGAGCGGCAGGTGATTCGGCAAACCAAAACGACGTGATGCTTTTGGAGGACAGTGCAGGTGAACTGCCGCTTGACTTCTACTCACCGGCGGCAGCTCACCGCGTCCTTCTCAGTCAGCCTCTGACGAAGCACAGGCGCCGAATTCTCTCTGAGGGCGAACGCAGCAAGGTCTCCAACTTGACTTGGAATGAAGAGGGCCGTCTGGTGATtcctgaagaagaggacgatgAGGAGGACGACAAAG ATGCCGGTTTCACAATAGGCAAGGCATCTTCTACACCTGGTGGCAAGCGCGGTCTGTCGATCACGGGGAAGACA ccgccgctctcgtcgCTTGCGAAGAAGGGAGGACTTCagaaggaggcaggcgcatcGCGCAAGAATCTGAGCTGCCTGGCGGCTCGCAGGGAAGCGATGAAGTCAGCGAAGcaggagcgaagaagaggccaTTTTGTGCAGAAGAGCGGCGATGAATTCAAGGCTAAGAAGGCGAAAGGTGACGTCAAACAAAACAACAAAGTCGAGCCTTTTGCGTATATCCGGCTCAATCGGGTGATGCTCAGGGAGAAGCACAGACCGCAAGCTCTACAG TCTTTGGCGACTCTGGTCAAGAAGAAGGACAAGCGTAGAGGTGGTGCGAAGGGCAAAGGAAACTCTTCTGTGAAGAAGAACACCAACAAGAGGAGCCGGCAGATTCGCCGGTGA
- a CDS encoding hypothetical protein (encoded by transcript BESB_066200) translates to MIRTTSSLRVRRPLRLTVPLRGWVLLSFLFISAFLLLVPGFGVSVFRPRSHNNAPVAEATDPASRPRGPSAPRRLSDSGAFDADDDGDEPSGGSPFRDSRFGVGSRPRNAAPRSRRYHRSSAEDEWFSPPFESHGPLSFRDDSAGSDLGGSAGGWPADGLRSRQRPPHFVTGGGSRFDASPFGGPVRMTAAADDGFDNANRVTAEEFLDAGGAADCRGGGPRHQRPATRGGSAGHPAPNPGIADAGTFQRSLFRQQLQALPPWSSPRSVPGPQEAAAPSWESVAMQAEGWEQPFAPQPVLLIPVQYAGVIPQV, encoded by the coding sequence ATGATTCGCACTACTTCCAGCCTACGGGTGCGTCGACCACTTCGTTTGACAGTAcctctccgcggctgggTTCTGTTGTCCTTCCTCTTTATCTCTGCTTTCCTCCTTTTGGTCCCCGGCTTCggtgtctctgtcttccgTCCTCGCTCGCACAACAACGCGCCTGTGGCTGAGGCTACTGACCCTGCCAGCCGCCCACGGGGCCCGTCTGCTCCAAGGCGGCTTTCCGACAGTGGCGCCTTCGatgccgacgacgacggcgacgagccgTCCGGCGGCAGTCCATTCCGGGACAGCCGTTTCGGCGTCGGATCGAGGCCGCGaaacgccgcgcctcgcagcaggCGGTATCACCGAAGCTCCGCCGAGGACGAATGGTTTTCCCCACCGTTTGAGAGTCATGGCCCTCTGTCGTTCAGAGACGACTCCGCCGGCAGTGACCTTGGCGGATCTGCTGGGGGCTGGCCAGCCGACGGCTTGCGCAGCAGACAACGTCCTCCTCATTTCGTgacaggaggcggcagccgtTTCGATGCGAGTCCGTTCGGTGGTCCCGTGAGGATGACAGCCGCTGCCGATGACGGGTTCGACAACGCGAATCGTGTCACTGCGGAAGAGTTTCTTGATGCGGGTGGAGCCGccgactgccgcggcggcggcccccgACATCAACGGCCCGCTACACGCGGGGGCTCGGCAGGCCACCCGGCCCCAAACCCCGGGATCGCGGACGCTGGGACCTTCCAGAGGAGTCTCTTTCGCCAACAGCTGCAGGCCCTGCCTCCCTGGAGTTCCCCACGGTCAGTCCCCGGCCCccaggaggctgcggcgccctcctggGAGTCGGTAGCGATGCAGGCTGAAGGGTGGGAGCAGCcgttcgcgccgcagccagtcTTGCTTATTCCTGTCCAGTACGCTGGAGTCATTCCTCAGGTATAG